Within Primulina tabacum isolate GXHZ01 chromosome 5, ASM2559414v2, whole genome shotgun sequence, the genomic segment AACGAAAAGCATTCTCAACAATTCTCGAGTGCTTAGATTCCATTGGAAGTGGCCTTTTTTTTGTCAATGGGGACCTGGTGGAACTGGGAAAACATATTTATATCGTGCTTTGCTAGCAAATGTTAGGCAAAGAAATATGATTGCCCTTGCTACCCCAACTTCGGGAGTTGCAGCTTCGATATTACCTGGTGGTCGAACAGCTCGTTCCCGATTTAAAATCCCAATTGATTTGCATGAAGAAAGCTATTGTACAATATCAAAACAAAGTGGACTTGCAGAACTGTTACGTGTAACACGATTAATTATATGGGATGAAGCACCGATGGCAAACCGGATAGCAATTGAAACTGTTGATAGAAGTTTACAAGATATAACGGGAATCCAAAAACCATTTGGTGGAAAGGTGGTTGTTCTTGGAGGAGATTTCATGCAAGTTTTGCCGGTAGTTCCGAAAGCCACAATTCAAGAAACAATTAATGCAAGTTTAGTAAAATCTTATTTGTATAAACAAATGCAACATATGACTCTAACAGAAAATATGAGATCAAAATCTGACCCTGTTTTTAGCGATTTTTTGCTACAAGTAGGCAGTGGGATTGAACCTACCGATAGTGAAGGCAATATCAAAATTCCCGATGAAATGATTATCAAGTATAGCAAAAATGATGAGGAGTCTTCTGAAGAAATGCTAATAAATCACATATTCCCAAATCTAAAAGAAAATGCTGAATCAACAGCATATATGACAAGTCGAGCAATACTTACTTCGAAAAATGAATATGTTGACAAGTTGAATGAGAAAATTATTCAATTTTTCCCAGGTGAAGGTAAAACATATGCAAGCTTTGATGAAGCTGTTGACGATACTCATAATTTTTATCCCCAAGAATTTTTAAATACCTTGACTCCAAATGGAATGCCTCCTCATCGTTTGGTTTTGAAAAAAAACTGTACAGTTATGCTATTGAGAAATTTAGATCCATCTGAAGGCCTGTGTAATGGAACCCGAATGGTTTGTAAGGAATTTGAAGACAATGTCATCCATGCAGAAATAACTGTTGGACATCATGCTGGAAAACATGTTTTTATTCCAAGAATACCTTTGTCTCCTGCTGAGAACGAGGGATATCCTTTCCAATTAAGAAGAAAACAGTTTCCGATTCGTTTGTGCTTTGCAATGACAATTAATAAGGCACAAGGTCAAACTATACCAATTGTTGGTATATACCTACCACAACCTGTGTTTTCACATGGCCAATTATACGTTGCATTATCTAGAGGCACTTCAATGTCCGCTACAAAAGTCTTGATAAAGCCAAATTCAATTACAAATATTGATGATGCAAGAACAAAAAATGTTGTATACAAAGAAGTTCTTCGTCAAGGTTCATAATTTCATTAACTTATTTGTcagaataattttgatattgcATGTATGAAATTGATATATTTActaaaaaatctgaatttgcAGACCAGGAGACGGCCACAGTCAAGGGGAAAGAGTGGAAGTAAAAGAGACTGCATTGCAACAAATTTGGGTGAAAGGACAAAGCTTAAGTACGTCGAACTTGAAGATTTTATCTTTCGTTCTGTTTTTCACAATTTTTCAAAACAATTTCCAGTTGGCGTCGAAGATAATCAAAATTCATTTTCGAACAAAAAATTGAGCAAATAAAATAAAGCTCACTATTTGAATTGTCCTACATCCTTGGAATAGCTTCCTACATAAATGATGTTATTTGTTTCTCACGTATTTGTGTATGTTTTTTAAGTTTCAATGTGGGATTCGATTACTTTAGTCTTTGGAATAGCATATATACATGTTGCGAATTAATCGGAAGACGTATAACAATAAGGCTAtcctgatatagaaaaattatgcCATATAAAAATTTCTGCTAAATTATTCTTTCTTAAGTATGCCGGTCATATTGGACTCTGGTTATTGCTGAAGTGAACTAAGCTTTGTTGAGCCACACTATAATACTAATATTGACAAATGGGAGTTAAAAGAATTTACCTTTACACTCATTGATATCTTCCGTGTTATTTACTTTttgaaactttatttttttcttttctgttTATTTTTCAGAATGTCTAAATTGAATATTCTATTTTATGTAGGACACGTCATGATTATGGTGTTTAAACATGTTTTATTTCTATATATTACTTCAGATTGACATAGCCATGGAAGCATGCAAGAGCTTTTTCCCAGCAATGCCCAGCCTAAAAAGGGTTGAAGCAGATAAAATGAGGTCCTCTCTGTTTTCCTGGTTCTATACTATCTTGTAAGCATTTTTTCGGGACACAATTCTTTACTGCTGgcatcaaaatattatttgatgGTGATGATCCAGAGATGGCAATTGAGATGTGGAAGTATATGGTTAAGAATAACATTTACCACGTGATGATAGTGCCAACATAGTgcttcttggtttatgtaatatggGAAGGCTTGCAGATTTAAGGAGG encodes:
- the LOC142547732 gene encoding uncharacterized protein LOC142547732; protein product: MIALATPTSGVAASILPGGRTARSRFKIPIDLHEESYCTISKQSGLAELLRVTRLIIWDEAPMANRIAIETVDRSLQDITGIQKPFGGKVVVLGGDFMQVLPVVPKATIQETINASLVKSYLYKQMQHMTLTENMRSKSDPVFSDFLLQVGSGIEPTDSEGNIKIPDEMIIKYSKNDEESSEEMLINHIFPNLKENAESTAYMTSRAILTSKNEYVDKLNEKIIQFFPGEGKTYASFDEAVDDTHNFYPQEFLNTLTPNGMPPHRLVLKKNCTVMLLRNLDPSEGLCNGTRMVCKEFEDNVIHAEITVGHHAGKHVFIPRIPLSPAENEGYPFQLRRKQFPIRLCFAMTINKAQGQTIPIVGIYLPQPVFSHGQLYVALSRGTSMSATKVLIKPNSITNIDDARTKNVVYKEVLRQDQETATVKGKEWK